From Ananas comosus cultivar F153 linkage group 2, ASM154086v1, whole genome shotgun sequence:
AAGTGAGGTTCCAAAAAATTTAGTACCCTCCATCTGTACTCCAGGTAAGTTCATTAGTAAGTTCCTCAGATTTCTCTATTATATTTGAAGATTTCGTATTCTGCTGAACGTCACcagaatacaaaaataaaatcataaaaatgatTTTGTGTGAAATTTTTAGATATCATTTTGATCACGTCTCATGGATATATGTCATTGCAGTTGCATCAGTTATCATCGCATATTTTTTCAGTTTTAATAATGCTTGACTGTGGTATCCTCATGTTTCTGAATTCTGATAGGATCTTCTTGACATTTGATGAAAACATGGCTAGAATTTCACAAAAGGACTTGCCACTTTATTTTTGTCATTATCCTATTATGATGCCGTAGACCAAAATTCCCAGTTAACTGTTCATACTTGCACACGAATTAATATACACATAAGAAACCCTATTCAAAATCACTGATTGGACATCTTTGCTTTGGAACAAAACAATTAGAATGAGGCTAGATAATATTAGAAATGACATCAGAATATTTTCCCTTGAGTTTGTATTCTTGGAATTAGCTTACTATGTGTCCTACATAGGTAATAATAAAATGAAGTTTGGTGTTTGAAATGCATgcgaaatagtataattttaagtttgcaGTGCTTGATATTTGGGCAAGGTACTAATAGGGATTAGAACACATGAGAATTTTATCACAGAAATCATTAataacatttttattatttgatccCTTCTGACATGTGGATTGGTCATCAACCATCATGCTCATGTTAGTGTACTTTATAAACTCACAAGTCAGAGAGCAACTTTATTATGTAATAGTTTGTTGCGTGACAAAGTATTTGCCAACCATCATGTTTCAGTTTTCTGATCTTTTGATGTGTTTATATATCAGCCTAAGTGGAACATTGGTTCAATCTTTTACATCTCAGAGAATTGATTTAATCTTTATTCTAAATCATTTGTCTGCTCTGTTCCTTTTCGGTCAGTTCAGCATATCATAAATAGGGTATGAGGTGTACAATCATCTCTCTACTTCCTAATTTAGAGGGTTTACTCCATGTATGCTTCCTTCAGAATGATCTAGATTTTGAATCTTACATCAAATAATATTTCCTTCTGTGTGAGCCTATCAAAATCATTTAATCTCAGTACATCTGGTCTTGAGCATGCTATAAGATTTGTTGTATCACTATTTCTTGAACTACTCTCAAAGATGAATTCATGATATCTTGCTTTTCCCTCGATGAAATTCTCAATTAATAGACTACCAACTTGTAATCTTTTGGCTTTTTTCATTTGCTGAGAATTGATTTCTGAAAGCCACTAAATAAAAGTTAAGGCATAAGTAAGgcataagttgttttttattaCTTATCTTGATATCTCTGCTTAATTTCTATGCAATTACTAGAGCAAGCTTAGTACAGATTTCTTTCTGGGCTGCTTAATTAGCTGTGAGTGTTAGCTAAAATACTCACATTCTACAAGGGAaatgttaaaatcggaacggcgaaaaatagatccagaaaataatttaatgcaagaaaagaaaagataaggaaagaacacaccgatatttacgtggttcggccaacggcttacgtccacgggcgaagacggagcaaataatttattaatgtcgaaaaggcggagtacaaataagatctctcaaaagaacccgaaatttaattagatccgaaacgccGCAACAAGAAACTCCAATTTTGGCTTCTCTTACCTATCCGTACGGACCAAATAAATTTGGCCTTAATTAGCGCATACGGCTAATTAGCGCACACAGCTCTCTGCAACGGTTAATTAGAGTTGCGGCCTCTCTCCTCTTAGCCGTACGGACCTCACAACAAGCTAGACATAATTAATGCTTGGCTTCTTAATTTCGTCGCGGCGGCTTCTTGATCGTCCGGAACCAACATGCATTGCTTGGCTTAATTAGAACGTGGCATCTTAATTTGGTCGCGGcgtcattaacttggccgtagcatgtatatataatacatgtctcctaattagagtctaattctaattcaattagaattacactcctaattataatccatatatgccaaattaaatctaaataatatctaatcccaattagattaggatttatcctcaatttagataactacaaatctaaaccaaaaatAACAGGAAATCTGTCCCCACATGTCCATTGTGTATCATGGAATTTTGTAACTAAATTGGGACAATTTCGTAAGTTTCTATGGGGGGTGAAATGCATGTCTGTGGGAATTGTTGAGTTTTTATTTGCATGGCATTATACATGGACGATCTTATAAATGATAATTACCTTAGCCTAATACCAATTATAGtgtctaatttaattaaattgaaaatcaattagaatGAGGATTCAAAGTTTTGTAAAAAAAGATACATGCATGTCGAACCTTCGCATTAAAAGATATGGAGAAAGGAGCACAGGTTGTGAAGGGAGATAAATCTCCTTTTGGACCTAATATTTATTCAGAAAATTTGGGTAGTGTAATATATGACCAGAAACATTTTCAAATGACAACATGGCAACTGCAGCAGCAAGGTTTTCCATACTGACCACTTGCTTTCAGGTGTCACTAAGTTTTGATTTCATCGGCTGCATAATGGTGGATGCCTTTTTAATTGTTGTGGAGGTTCCGTTCAACAATCAACCTTATtgcctctttctttcttttctttcccttaTAGTTTTTGTCATTATGTGAACGCATCAACCTACTGCGAATACTATGTTAAAATAGTTTGATTAAAAATGTACATGGATCCTCTCAACtacaggccattttgaaattgaaccctcaattatttttcttttgattttggcTTCCTTgacttttgattattttgattCATGTTATTTTCACTTGGATAATTTGGGGCTGTCAaatagcttttaattttaatgattctCCTCTTCTAAtgtatgaaaataataaaataaaagaacaattaaaattttgatggaaTCAATCGGAAGAAAAACAGCTGAGTGATCTATTTCGAAATAGCCTATAGTTTGAGGGGGATCTCCGTAactttttaaaaggttttctgcGTTCAACAATCCATGTTTACTTCATCTTTCATTCGCGCACTCGTATGGCTGAGCTATGCTTTAAATATTGTGATATATGAAACAGCTTTGCTAATTGCTATCCAGTCTTCCTAAATCCTACTAAATGCTAAATTTACTGCAGTATCCAGTATCATATATTTTACTCTATGACAATGAAACACTTTGTTGTAATATATGTTGATTTGGTGATCCTTTATTACTTTACTGTAAGATGTGTATAACACAAAAGCTGTCTGATTTAAACTTGTTTGATTTCAGTCATTTCTTGTTATTTCTTTCTTAGGGTGTTTGGTTCTTCGTAAaactgtaaaaaataattttcagtggaaaaaaaatttcagaggAGAATAAATTTTACGCTCTTTAATGTTTAGtttgtagaaaagaaaaaatagttttttatcaCGGTTGTTTCGctatttggttgaaagaaaaagataataaaaattgtattttcttCTATTCTATATGTTTGCTTAAATGGGTTAGTATCCTGCCCTATGGCGGGAGGACACGTGGGTCGAatctgccctgtggcgggaggacACGTGGgtcaagtcatgttcgaaatagcgtAAGGCTGGATTGGGcggagtcatattcgaagtgacgtgagactggttgggccgaatcacaatcgagatccatGGGCGCTGtatttgtacgctttaagtgaattggttgcgtacttctaaaagctcgagcttttgggattaatagttaacgccaacgatccgacactatatactatatatattattaatatataataattatcataccatatatattattataatttatatttgtaaattaaatatatcaaaattatattatataataaattaataaataatataatataatataatataatattagtatatatataatgttatataataaaaataaaaaatatatataatataaattttcaccCCTACTCTTGAGGATTAGGtttttgatcaaaattatatgataaaaataaaaatatatataatataatattaataggGAGGGCTGGTGAGTGGTCCACCGTGGTCCACGAGCTATTACATTAGCTTGTGGACCGCCACGAGCTTATCACATTAGCTCATGGACCGTGGTGTTATAAACATGCCTGAGTTgtgtttttttcctttgaagttttcgaccgaccgtccctaacacaagtggcaaaagggcttgatggttagtactcgagatccaagttcgaatcctagttgatttacattttgagctaagtttttttctaaatgaaataaacgaaacgagtaacgtgctatctatctctcaaaaaaaaaaaatttcgttttCGCCGAGATGAGGTGGAAAACAAAAAGCCATTTTTTTCCACAAagttgtaaaataattttttcatggAAAGTTACTTTATGCGAAACCAATGctggaaaaatattttcaagcttgaaattttttttcagtgaCTTTTACGTGGGACCAAACACGCTCTTAACTGCTAGTGTGCATATAAACTCACGGCTTTTTACTACATTTACAGAGGATTTTATCCATCCCTATATTAGGAACGTGACTAGGTTTACAGAGTTTTTTATCCATACCTATGTGAATTTCAGATCTggtgatttttgtttttttgtttctcttttttttttgttttcctctctcgactttatttaataatttatttttagaagacttttgtcttttctttattttaagagaaaggtagcatgccaTCCGCTtctgtttatttcatttagaaataaacttagctggaaatgtgaatcaactaggatttgaatttgactcTCGGATTCGAACTTTTGTCTTTTCGACTGTCATGTAAGGTGTGTAAGTTGGGGCTAACGAAAACCCCAGGGATGGTTCttaaagagagggaaaaaaaaaaagaggaagaaatttCTTTGATTTGTTACATGATAGCAGAATCCCCCACATAAACTGTTAGCGTGAAAATAGTTGGAGTTCAAGTTTTGTAATGAATATTTAGCGACGAAGTATTTGTTTCTTGTTAACTTTATTTGTAAACCATACTCCAGCAGAATAAATTCAGCAGCATTTACAGTCATCATATCTAGATCATAATGTCTTTGGAGCAGTCAGAGAACTGCGCAACGATGATTTTCTCATCAAGCATGGTGAGTAGTTCCAACTACCCTATATGTTTGTTGCTTTCCCAAATGAAGAGCACCACTCTACCTTCATGGTAGTGGGCATAATGTAACTTCCTAAGTTGCTAATCATGCTTTCAACTTAATGCTTTTTTGTAGAGACTGAGAGGATTGAAGCTTTCATACTGCACGAAAAGGCAGGAGCCGTGCAACAGTACTCCGGAACCGAACGCAGTATGTGAAGAGACAACGGAGCCTGGTCCAGAAAATGAAGAATCCGACATTCAGTAAAGTGCGTAGAGGTACGTACGCAATGCAAATCCATGACCATACGCCCGATTTCTCGTTCATTTTGAAGGCAAAATTCTTCTGTCTTTTCACAAGGATTTACAAATGCAAGCGCCGCGCGCAGTTGGCTTTTGCGTGCCAGATATGGAACCGAAAAGCAAATCAAGTTTGGTCAGGGGAAGCAAAAACAGTTCTACTACAGCTTGAAGCTTCAAGATAAGATACTGGAAGCTCTGTTGCCATTCCTCAACTCAAAATTACCTGTCTCCGGTACGTCCATGCCTCGGAGTTTCTATATTTAGTTAtaccaataatttttattagttattagttATTGACTATTAGTAATTctagttttatttactaaaaataattattaaaattattaaatttggtaaaaatcGTCAAtgaatttgaagaaaaaaaaatcggcTAAAAATCATTTAATTTCAAAGATTAGAAGTTGAGGAGGGTTTCAACTGAAAAAAATaaaccttcaaaaaaaaaaagatttagaaaattttactaaaaatttaaatcaaatatgtaAAAACTGGGACagtatttaatttttgtaaatattcttttttacgTAAATTGTCCTATTGTTATTTACAACTGAAAGATAACTAATCTACTTCACTGGGAAAAGTACATTTTGAGCTAACACGCTGAGAGTCTTTCTTGGCTCACGTACTCAACACGTGCAATCATTAATCTGCGCTCAAGAATAATAGCTAACAAACCACGAAGCTTTCAAGCATTAATTAGTTAGCTAGCTCATTGACAAATTAACACTCTCATTCACTACCATCTCCTTCACTACCATATACATATCCAGATACGCTAACATGACACTTTACCTCATTACGCCATTTTTAGCAACACATGTAGCAAACATAATGCGAACCAACTAGGAGTAAATAAGGAAGATACATAAAGGGAGGGTGGGGGGAATAATTAATTTGGAAGACTCCTAACAATATCTGCTTGAGCACTGCTTGCGTCGGTCGCCGCGAGTAACTCTGCGAGCCTCTCGCTTAAATGATCTGCCTCCTCATGCAAGCTTCTGATGTAGTTGCATATGTCATGTAGTAACCTAGCCGCTGACACCTACACGTACCGATGTAagttatgtgtatatatatatatggatattaACCATAGTATTTCAATTAATTAGGTCGTCAAAATATGCACTGTTGTGTTAGTGAAATACTCGTAATCTATTACACGTGGGATGATTAACTTGGACTTACTCTATTCGTGTTTCCCACAAGAGACGTGGGGAGCAAATGTTGCAGCGTGGAGAGCAGATTATTGATCTGGTCTTCTGTGATTCTTGAAGTACTTGAACGCGGTGATCGCGGTCTCCTGCTTGACATCTTTAATTATATGCAATATGGCTTAATAGTGTTCTTAGTAGTATATGGTTTTATATAGGAGAGAAAAAACGATCCAGTAGcaagttgagagagagagagagagagagagagagagagagagagagagagattgtgaAGTCGTAAACTTTGGGTACTGTTTGCAAATTGTGGTTCGCAATAGTATAGTGGAGGCTGTGGAGGAGGGATTAAAGTATCTGAGCCTTATGTGGAGGGTCGGTGTGAAGTCGTAAACTTTGGGTACTGTTTGCAAATTGTGGTTGGCAATAGTATAGTGAAGGCTGTGGAGTAGGGATTAAAGTATCTGAGCCTTATATGGAGGGTCGGTGTCAGTTTATTACCAGAAAGCCATCTTACTTTGTCAAATTAAACATGTAGTATGTTGTGACACTATCAAGATTTaaaatagttctatataaaaaaaatataatagcgTTGTTTTTGTTAACCCGGTTATAGTTGTGGTGGATAGGCGCAAGAGGTTTAGAGAATTAAGCATATTAGTATTAGAATAGTTCTAGGATAGAATGACTCTCTGAGAAGTGGGGCGTTACAGTTAATATCAAAATCAATCAACAACCGGAATTGTAAGATGAGTGTTGGTTGAGTTAGGGTCATAAGGCGGGCAAAATGCGGCTCTGTTTGGCGATCATTGTGGGTGGAGCACGATTCCCCACAAAATCGATCGGCACAATCGTTGTGGGTGGAACGTGGTTCTCCATAAGATCGGTTAAGACTAGTGCCTAGCGAAATGACTTTTACATCGTTTGGTACATATGAGTGTACTTAAGTCCGatgaaaatatcaaaacttaaaaagggGAGGAATGTGGTGCTTCTCtacattttgaaataatttcatACAAAGAATATAATAAGACTAATAATTTTAACCTTTCTATAGTATTTTGGATGATGAGtaggtttaaaaaattatgagagCTGagctgttattattattattattattattattattttttgacacTCGTGCTACAAACGGTTGGTGTTGTTTCGTGCTTTGTTGTGAGTTGCGAGTTTGCGTGGCAGTAGCGCTGTACTCTGGGGACGGTATCCGGAGACTTCGTATCCATAAACATGTTTTCGATGCGTGGCTTAGGCCCACATAACCCGGACGTTATAAaggccggaaaaaaaaaaaaaaaggactacaTAAAATGCATATCAATATCATTGCGTAGCTCAGGTGGTTGGTTATCTAACTTTATCAAGCCTAGATCCTAGGTACGATTCGGACTGTGAGCAAAATTTGGTTTGGTCACGTCG
This genomic window contains:
- the LOC109705833 gene encoding transcription factor ILI6-like; its protein translation is MSSRRPRSPRSSTSRITEDQINNLLSTLQHLLPTSLVGNTNRVSAARLLHDICNYIRSLHEEADHLSERLAELLAATDASSAQADIVRSLPN